From one Neovison vison isolate M4711 chromosome 1, ASM_NN_V1, whole genome shotgun sequence genomic stretch:
- the HTR1A gene encoding 5-hydroxytryptamine receptor 1A: MDVLNPGQGNNTTLSEGPFGTRGNATGISDVTFSYQVITSLLLGTLIFCAVLGNACVVAAIALERSLQNVANYLIGSLAVTDLMVSVLVLPMAALYQVLNKWTLGQVTCDLFIALDVLCCTSSILHLCAIALDRYWAITDPIDYVNKRTPRRAAALISLTWLIGFLISIPPMLGWRTPEDRSDPDACTISKDHGYTIYSTFGAFYIPLLLMLVLYGRIFRAARFRIRKTVKKVEKKGADTRFGVSAAPQPKKSVNGDPGSREWRQGVENKAVGTLCTNGAVRQGEDGAALEVIEVHRVGNSKEHLPLPSEAGAIPCTPASFEKKNERNAEAKRKMALARERKTVKTLGIIMGTFILCWLPFFIVALVLPFCESSCHMPTLLGAIINWLGYSNSLLNPVIYAYFNKDFQNAFKKIIKCKFCRR; the protein is encoded by the coding sequence ATGGATGTGCTCAACCCCGGACAGGGCAACAACACCACCTTGTCCGAGGGTCCCTTCGGGACACGCGGCAACGCTACTGGCATCTCCGACGTGACCTTCAGCTACCAAGTGATCACCTCACTGCTGCTGGGCACGCTCATTTTCTGCGCGGTGCTGGGCAATGCGTGCGTGGTGGCCGCCATCGCCCTGGAGCGCTCCCTGCAAAATGTGGCCAACTATCTCATCGGCTCTTTGGCTGTCACCGACCTCATGGTGTCGGTGCTGGTGCTGCCCATGGCTGCGCTCTACCAGGTGCTCAACAAATGGACTCTGGGGCAGGTCACCTGTGACCTATTCATCGCCCTCGACGTGCTGTGTTGCACCTCGTCCATCCTGCACCTGTGCGCCATTGCACTGGACAGGTACTGGGCCATCACGGACCCCATTGACTACGTGAACAAGAGGACGCCCCGGCGCGCCGCTGCGCTCATCTCGCTCACTTGGCTTATTGGCTTCCTTATCTCCATCCCGCCCATGCTGGGTTGGCGCACCCCCGAAGACCGCTCCGACCCCGACGCGTGCACGATTAGTAAGGACCACGGCTACACTATCTACTCCACCTTTGGCGCTTTCTACATCCCGCTGCTGCTCATGCTGGTTCTCTACGGGCGCATCTTCCGAGCTGCGCGCTTCCGCATCCGCAAAACAGTCAAGAAGGTGGAGAAGAAGGGAGCGGACACCCGCTTTGGGGTGTCGGCGGCCCCGCAGCCCAAGAAGAGCGTGAACGGCGATCCGGGGAGCAGAGAATGGAGGCAGGGTGTGGAGAACAAGGCAGTGGGGACTCTGTGCACCAACGGCGCGGTGAGGCAGGGTGAGGATGGCGCCGCCCTGGAGGTGATTGAAGTGCACAGGGTGGGCAACTCCAAAGAGCACCTGCCGCTGCCCAGCGAGGCGGGTGCTATCCCTTGCACCCCCGCCTCCTTCGAGAAGAAGAATGAGCGCAACGCTGAGGCCAAGCGCAAGATGGCCCTGGCCCGGGAGAGGAAAACGGTGAAGACGTTGGGCATCATCATGGGCACATTCATCCTCTGCTGGCTGCCCTTTTTCATCGTGGCCCTGGTCCTGCCCTTCTGTGAGAGCAGCTGCCACATGCCCACCCTGCTGGGAGCCATAATCAACTGGCTGGGCTACTCCAACTCTCTGCTCAACCCTGTCATTTACGCCTACTTCAACAAAGACTTCCAAAACGCTTTTAAGAAGATCATCAAGTGCAAATTCTGCCGCCGATGA